In Methanocaldococcus lauensis, a single genomic region encodes these proteins:
- a CDS encoding DUF1847 domain-containing protein yields MKCSKCIKKLCYTGKNCRKDITEEILEEYNKKENLKIAEVSSYIEAIYYMKITRLEEIIEFCKLMDYKKIGIAFCIGLENEAKILDEILSQHFDVYSVCCKVCGIDKDILKLKKINNNNKEAMCNPIGQAKILNEIGTDLNIIVGLCIGHDILFQKYSKAPTTTFIVKDRVLSHNPAGALYSKYYLKKLKNLKS; encoded by the coding sequence ATGAAGTGTTCAAAATGTATTAAAAAACTTTGTTATACTGGAAAAAACTGCAGAAAGGATATAACTGAAGAAATTTTGGAAGAATACAACAAAAAAGAAAATTTAAAAATAGCTGAAGTTTCTTCTTATATAGAGGCTATATACTATATGAAAATAACAAGATTAGAGGAGATTATAGAATTTTGCAAACTTATGGATTATAAAAAGATTGGCATAGCATTTTGCATAGGTTTAGAAAATGAAGCAAAAATATTGGATGAGATTTTATCACAACATTTTGATGTTTATTCAGTTTGTTGTAAAGTTTGCGGAATTGATAAAGATATTTTAAAATTAAAGAAAATTAACAATAATAATAAAGAGGCTATGTGCAATCCCATAGGACAGGCTAAAATTTTAAATGAGATTGGGACTGATTTAAATATTATTGTAGGTTTGTGTATAGGGCACGACATTTTATTTCAAAAATATTCAAAAGCTCCAACGACAACATTTATTGTTAAAGATAGAGTTTTATCTCATAATCCAGCAGGGGCTTTATATAGCAAATACTATTTAAAAAAGTTAAAAAATTTAAAATCTTAG